TCTTAAAACAAGTTactgatttaattaaatttatttttatttattttatttatttattttaattacacaggTTTATACCTTattacgtaattaaataaaatgagattaaAGGATTTGTTACGACGTTTCAGATCATAGGCTGGAAACCAGACTGCTACAACGACGCAGTCAACCTGCCCGCAGACATGCCTGAAGATCTGAAGGACTACATCAAGACTTTAGACTCTTCAAAAGTAAGGATTTTAGTACTCAACATGATTGTTCCTACGACTCGTAAGAAGAGCAAATGCTTTACAAATGGTTAGGTAGATTTGCTAAGCgtggtaaattaaaattaaataaatttgagGGACTAaagtccgttttcaccatcaaacccTATTTTTTACGAAACcattatggtaacacataacaggaattttgttttcataggggtcacttaaaaattagggattgatggtgaaaacaggcatatgTCTATAATTTACTTGCCTACTGCGCACTTATTGGGAGGAATAATTTTGTGGTGATGGATGCCCTGAAAGAATTCCGAAGTCTTCTGATGAACCCAATAGCAATTTAATCAAACATCAACAAACTTCAACAAACTTCAACAAAATCAATCTCAGTAGAtgaataggtaataataattttacctacctacatatttctTCGTTTCTCCAGCTCAATCAGATATGGGTCTCGTGCTGGGAAGAGAAGTCGAACACCACCAGCATAGAATACCCGTGGGGGCGAGGACTGTCTGCAGACCACTACCCGTATACCAACGAGGACGGCTACCGGAGCCCTGTGGTCGCAATCAAGTTGACTGCACCAGGTAATGATCAGATTTAGggtacctacgagtatgtagGTTTCTAGCAATAACCATTGATTTAAAATAAGCAACGGtcttagttagttagttttacaacgcaatcgaataccgcacttagcctcatgattgggccattgtgcgcgatttgtggtttatcttcctactccaaccaccccagatcccccagaaggcgagcagcccgtcTAGGCTGCTACAGGCCTCCTGCAGCGACGATGCtgatcgaagaaattgagcccgttgttctgctacgctactgcactccatgagtacatgctgcggtgtttcctctgcctccatgcaccccCAAGCAACGGTTTATGGACCGTGTAGAGTTTTTGATTTTAagatgataaaataatgaataagAGTCCCTATTAGAAAGGTAATTTGGGAACGTAGCAAAGCGTTCAcgaaattaaatcaaataaaatcgtgagtaaaatcgattaaggctttgttgcaccacctaactttgaccgtagctatagcgataaccggtgtttttgacagatttttgacgtttgtcaaagttaaagtaacatggtgcaacctagcctaatACCACAGCTAATACTGGCATGTGACATCATAAGAGCTTCGTCAAATCCGAAGCCTTTGGCGATAAAAAGGCCAACCAAAGTAAAGTGTAACAAATGAAAgttacttttcaaccgacttcaaaaaaggaggaggttctcaattcgacccgtatgttttttttttctatgtttgttacgcgataactccgccaattatgaaccgatttgaacaaatcttatacctcaagggtggtcccatttaaatttaataatttagaaaaaacaaccccaagggtggaaaattggggatgaacttttttatacgcaatatctccgccgattataaatcaatttgaacgattatttttttgttgaataggtattatcaaaagggtggtttcatgcgaatttgaagaaaatatttcacccccaagggtggaaaattggggatgaacttttttatacgcaatttttttaatttttagtttttttttgtgttcacgcatttgaagtcggttttattttttaaaaaagttaattattaattttactattttgaaaATCAACAAACAATGACTGTCACTTTAAACAACTGCTATTTCCAGTGAACACAGCCGTGGTGGTTCGGTGCCGGGTGTGGGCGAAGAACGTGGTCTACAACAAGAGCCTCAAGGAGCCGTCGGGCTACACGCGCATACAGCTGTACATTGAAGACGGCGAAACCACAGAAGCGCCCACAGCTGACAACTAAGCCAGCGATGGAAACGGGTTTTACCAATAGTGCGGTTCTTGCAACTCACCACTCATTAACTTTAGGTCCTCTTAATAAGTTTAGGTCGTTCGTTCCAGTTTAAAAAATCAAGAAACTTAGTGCGGTTCACACAGGCGGCGGTCCGTTTTACATGTGAGAATTTGGAATACAGTAGGTATATTACCGACGCAATCGTCGAATAAAAACGTATACGATAAAGTGTGAATGCGTATTTATGTGGAGATACCTACAATCTTGCACAGCACATGAGTTGCAAAAATCTTAACAGAGATttgaacatttttattgttgaaGTTTCGATAATTTTGTACGGAAATGATCACTAAAGGAACTTATGTGTGTGTGGGTTTTGTGATAAAATATccaaaaatcaacaataaaaagtatttaggaagtaatttcaatatttatattatgaaaaGTTGAAACAATTTAATGCAAGAATCAATTATAAATTGTGAGATGGGAGATGTTAGCCATCAAAGAGTACAGTTTTGAATATGTTTGTCTGTACATAGTATGTACTACGTATCATTTCTTTGTGAAATTattgatataaaattttatgaatgGAGAGCAGAATCTCTGAAAAATATATTGAATGTcttcatgatttttttatttataatatgcaTTTGTGAAAGTAGGGAGCTTTAGTTAGAAACTTAACTACAACAGTTTTATTTCTTATAAGCTTACTAATGGATCTAGAATGTTTGCAAGTGAGACAATTAGGATaagtatgaaatattttatccCACCACTGAGCTAGTTTTAGAACTTAGATGTTAATTTAGTTGTACTTACACAAATGTCTGTTTATTCATTAAAAGAGCTTTAATattttgaattgaaatattgatcTTTTGTAATTAAGCCAATttagtttgttaaaattaataaaaatctcGTGTGACGAAAATATTGTAATTGTTGAATTATTGAAGAAAACTACGTTTTCTATTGGAATTGTATATGTAATCCCGAAATTAGTGCCTTCTAAGAAGTAAAGTGTGTAATATTAAAGTAAACTGAAATCAACGTTATGAATCTGTTTTATATCCGAACCTGAAATTAGTACAAATATGGTATACATGTATTAGACAttgttacattaaaaaaataaatgttcaaTTTAAGTGTCAATGTTTTATTATCATAAATTCATTAATCCTAAAAATTTTCATCTAGGATTCTGAAGAAATCCATAAAATAACTGATTTCATTGAATGAGTTCAATTGACTTTATGGGGCAAACTGTAGCAGACTGAAAAATCCCCACGAAAGATGCCGCGGGAAGCAACTGGtctttacaattaaaataaagagaaaGGTGGAACTTCCGGTCTCCTTCACAAAAAAAAACCGGCATAGTTATGGAACCATACTATTTATTACTCTTCACTACATAGtacaaaacaaagtcgctttccgctgtctgtccctatgtatgcttagatctttaaaactgggcaacggattttgatacggtttttttaatagatagagtgattcaagaggaaggtttatgtatacttagcacccttgcgaagccggggcgggtcgctatcGTATCGCGCTATGATATGATACTATCGtatcaagtaggtacatatCTTAAGTTAACATACTGTAATTGAGAAATCATCGCGTTAGAatcagtattgtaacttcattacaatattttcattaatttccaCCTATTAGCAAGGATGATCCACCAATTACTTTAGTTGAGCAAAGACGGTTACGGCAAAGGGCAAGGCCCGCCCGCCCTGGGCGTAGGGCGGTTAACGCTAGTTTTCGGCGGCTTCGAGGCTACCATCAAAGATTATAAGAAAGACAGGTGAGATAAACTAAGTGTTACTACTTCAATTTTTACCTAAAGATTTCATTAAAAGGAACAGAAACTTCAGGAAATATGGTTTAAAACGGCCCATTTGCCTTAAGGTGCCCTTAAGATGCAGGTCAAGTATAGACCGTAATGTGAACcatgaaataaattttataaacaaatgtatttttttactattttaatatttttaaatacctttaaATATGTACGTTGCGGTCAAAGAATGTGAGATTTCTTTCTACAGATGTTGTAAGTTACCTACTGAAAACTGacttttatttttcagtaagttacaataaaattatgaggtcacttgtaaataatttatttaaaatacattttaatatacaGACAGTGTAAAACACACGTTACGTTCCAATAAGCCTCTCAGAGACAATTTACCGTAGGCAGTAAACGCAAACTCAACACTAGTTTACTCTTCGTAACCACTGGTTGCGCTCAGTCCACCACCAGTCCCCGCTGAAGATGGGTGCCGACAAACCCAACGGAGTCGTCAACTACTGCCGAAGACCTCCTCAGAGACCGTTCCTCCAGAAAATCCAGTATGCGATCTGGAATCCTGAGGAGAGAACCTTCCTCGGCAGAACTCCTAAGAGATGGGGTGAGTAGACTTTTTGAATCTTATTTTGATGGTAAATGGTTGGTAGAATTGAAGATTGATTAATTACTTTAGGATTGTGATAGTTTGGGAAGGTAAAATTATTAGGTACGTCACTTTAATTACTTTTGAATTGAACATGAAAATGCtttcaaatataataaataagtgaAATTCCACATGACAACCTAGTCTATCGTTCATACACTGACAATAAGCATAATTTAAAGAAATGGTTTATGAATTTAGGAGCGATAGACCAAACAAATGTACGAATTTAAAGAGATTTTCAGCCACTGAAAATCTTATTGAGCAGATTCTGGAACCTTAATTTTACTCATAGGAAATTAGATTGTTTATTGTTCATGTTCCAATAAAAGGCCGGTTTAAGatttacttttctttttattgaaTAACGGCGAATCTTTAGACTAAGATGGTTTTGATTATCAAAGCTTTCATATTATGCTGCAAACTCAAACCAAATTGTAATTTACGTTTTTatcttttcagttacatttccCAATAATTATTTTCCCAGACACATCAAAGAGAAACTACGAGCTTTTCCGATGCTCCTGAAACTTTACAGCACGATACAGGGATCCCATAAATCTAATATTGTACGCACTTACTGAAAGCAACGCATTACCCATTTTATACGGTGCACGCCGGTGATTCACTAACTATGCTATTTCTAAACATATTCCATCATAACTGTTGTGGAAATTATATGGAGCTCTGAAAATGGATCCAGGATGTAAAAATAATGATATTCCCAAGTAAAATGGCTTCTTTCACTATTCTAAATTGATTATTATCAAGCGTCATTATAAACTTTTTGTGTTGCCGTTCTTCCAAGCCATTTCATTATCACCTTTTACATCGATATATCGTGTAGGTATAATGTGTAACTGTCAGCTCTACATTGGGCACTATGAAATGACCCTTTATACCGGGATTACTGATCGTAAAGGCTAAACTGAAGCAGTAATACTGGTAATACTTAGTTCTGATTACCAGTGATTTAATTCTGTTTGGTTCAAATCCGATAGCTAACTTGGTTTATTACTTCTTTCAGCTTCAATACCACTACTCTAGATCACCGGAAAACCTCTCCCATTCACATTCCCTTTTAGTCAGTTTAAAATATTGCCATAATACGTCATGCAATAAACTTTACGCGCTCGCAAATAGTCGACCTCGGCAACAGGCTGACTGTGGTCGTGCCTATGTTTGTGCCTAGATATAGTCGTAGGATGGCAGGGCGGGGTGGAACTGCTAATGACCGGTTCTCCACCCTTGGTCAGTACCTACGTGTTGTTTGTAATACACTTAACTGAACCTTATTATTATGTGTCACGATATTCTACACTCGGATACGAAGCACTTAATTAAGTTATGAAAAGGTCTAATTGGTTTTCTATAGCGATGGATTAGTGGTAGAAAAGTTGCAAAACTTTTAAAGCGCTTTAACGCCTTCCAGTATAATATTAACCCTACTATCCATTACTTTGGGACAATAATTACCTGAGGTGGTGGGAGCCTGATGACGATGTAATACAGGTGTACTAAATACCTAGCATAGGCATCAGACTCACACAAGAATGAACATCAAACGTATCTTATACCTGTGCTTACCTATACATTCACTATGTAATTCTGTTCGATTTTTTGTGTGAgtaaaataatccataaataaacGAACCAACCgcatttgttactggtttaaaTTGTTACATTTGGTAGAAGCGACTGTTTCCAACACTACGGTGGGAGTCTCGTCGAAATAGAGcctgagggctgagtgtgttTACATCAAGACGTGAGCGCGTAAAAATGACGGATTCTACAGcacccctagcggaaacgttcaagaactaaaattttcatacatttttaatgcGCTCACTAATGAGGACGTTtggtgtaaactcacactcagcccactgatcCTATTTTGTTTTGTCTCGTTTCTGTCAAATGAGCTTTTCCCTCCATAATTAAAAGTGGACCGCAGTTTGCCGTGGACCTAAGCGCACACAGTCACGGTGTGTAAGCCAGTGCTATTTCGGCGAATCCATTCGCGCGCTTtactgtttgtttgtttatgcCATGTACATACTCCATCATAGACCGTGACCTGGAATTGTGGATTTGGAAGTCTCAAATctataaaatatttgggatgAGGCCGCTATATTTATTCTGATTGAAATTCGATATTTTTGCGAGATGTTGCTAGCCGACTtgacctcatcatcatcatcatcataatttcagccataggacgtccactgctgaacataggcctcccctaatgctttccaagTTGATCGATTgttagcagcctgcgtccagcgcttccctgctacctttatgatgtcgtcggtccaccttgtaggtggacgtcccacgcttcgTTTGTTTGCGTTTGCGACTTGACCTCAAGTCTAGGGTTTAAGTCTCGTGAATTAAAAAAATGGTTCATCTGTCTGAACTTTGCTCTGACAAACGAAAGGTGACTGTTTGAGCACCGATGTAGGCCCGAAGTGGTGGACATGTGCCTTGAAAAAGGCTactactaataaagaatttgaattagaATGCTCTTGGACTTTGCAGCGAGATTACACTTTTATGCTTAAAAATGACATTGTGGACTAGTAGCATAGCCTTAAACAGGGTTCAAATTATCACTAGCAGTATAGAACAATATTATTAAGCCACACACAGCAATCGTTGTGGTCTATTTAGCGCCTGTTGCGCGCGCGCAGTGTCGTGTTTGCGCTTTATATGAGGCGATAATAGCACTATGATGTGGATAATTTACTTATTGACGGCTGTTTGTTAGTGAAATAAACACTTTGTGGAGTTAATACAGGCATTGGCATGGAATGTTTCCTTTTATAATATGAGtaattagcggccgcccgcgacttcgcacgcgtggatatcgttttacccccttagaggtggagtttcgtaatatctgttcttagcggatgtctacaccctagtAACTTACCTGCcaaataaattgtcaagcatgCATTAGAATAGAAACTAAGCTTAGGCGCAGAAcaccgattttttgtcggccgatagtcttaaatgcatagtgttgccatatgtctacgaagtacttttttaattatagcAAGTAACACATTTTACAAGCGTTTCTGAATGTACGCTAATATCATAGAAAAcatccaaataaaaataaaaaaaccgcaAATGGAggtagatttgaaaaaaaaattaaccgatATTTGACGTAGCGATCGCGAAGGAGAAAAAATTGGTAGTGTTAAAATTTGTGGTATTTGGATTTCGGATTCAGtgagaattaattgctaaaacgattggaaaataatacatacgtgttagaaacaatgtaagaattcattattataacttatttttttggtaatctaTCCCGAATGTACCTTCGACTTGGTTTTTGtgtatgtagccaaatgtctacaccTTGCGTTTATACCATAAAATTGATCGATAGGAATTGTTCTATGGTTtgcttatttggcttttcttttcagcatgtttggctcgctaattgaaaaggaaattgaggcagctcttgctgctttaaatgatggtgcagtctcagaagatgatgaaaatttagatgatgataacatcgattattacccaaacgtacgggatttattgcatgatCTGGATGAGGAGTCCATAGATCATAATCTACCCTTGGAACACAACGAAGATCCTCCCTAGTAGTTTATGAAGAGGAGCATAATATTAGATCAGATGGTGTTTCGTGTTCTATTGAGACGAATCTCAATATAACTGACACGATTATTTGAACTAAACCCTTTTTGAGTAATGCATAAATTCGTTTCGTCTACAATTTTCGAAACAATGTCATCGTTTATGAACTTGACAAAGAACTGAAATGGCTCCTCCAGGTCAGATATTTCTGTGGGCAGTTCCGAATCCCCTAAAAAAGCAATGCGATCATCGTCCCATGGtggtaaatttatttttttccaaatcaTCTCCCGGCTACGTGACCTCAAAGCTGCAATTCCTGGAATACCTGAACTTGATTGCGCAGATGAAGTAGGTACCCGCCACAGGTTCCGCTAAGGAAACACCATCTAATATGTGCTCCTCATCATACTATGGGAGGGTCTTCGTTATGTTCCAAGGGTAGATTAATGATCTATGGACTCATGTAATAAATCCCGTACGTTTGGGTAATAATCGATGTTATCCtcatctaaattttcatcatcttctgagactgcaccatcatttaaagcagcaagagctgtctcaatttccttttcagatagcgagccaaacatgctgaaaagaaaagccaaataTGCAAACCATAGAACTATTAATATCGAACAATTTTATGGCAtaaacgcatggtgtagacatttggctacatactgtaaattttcaaaaatatacttttttttcgtacttagattttttttattatttttccccctatctgtgactaaaaatctaattgaaatatttttttcataactaaataaaaaatcatgcatttaagggttaGTCGGGCTCATAATAAGTAaaggcatgtatggaagtgggcacattacaccgatttgatttggccgattcttcatacaaattaaaatcgggcccaactatcggccaactaaaaatcgatggtctgcgcctaggttaaGATTTAATTGAACCTAAAAATGTTTAGCACAATGTCCTAAGCACGAGTGCTACTGTAGCGgcgctattttatttttcatacaaaagaaaagtttatgtaagtaagtattgATTAATACACTTTTTCATTGCTTAGTTTTTTATCAGCATGCGATTTCATATCTTAGCATGCTAAATGCTATGTCAATATGAAATTTCATAGGtacaataattatgaaaaatgaTAATATGCAAAGAATATGGAAAATGCTAATCATACGTAATTGCGAAATAGTGAATGCTTTGTGAAATGACATTGTTTTTATAATACGCGCTAACCATGAATTTTGCAACTACTTTAATTATTGCTAATTAATTATGATTTCGCAAGCTAATGATTAATGCTAATTAATCCATTACAAATTATCATACTAACGAGAACCTTATTTGTTCGTAAGGGCATCTCGTCCAGTAACAAAATAAGTGTCAAACAAGGAAGACATAGATGAAATAACTTGTTCCAGGTGTAATAGGGCTCATATACCTGGTGATGTATATCTGCATCATCATCTTCTTCTCCATCTGCATGTGTGGGCTGCTGGCCACCATGGACGACCGGATCCCGTACTTCACGCTTGCTGACTCCATCATCGGTAAGAGAAAGCACAATTACTTAAACGAATCACGTTTAGCAGTAAAGGTtactaataattttattattgcctTCAGTAACTACAACAATAAGACTAAAGTCTGACGCGATTTTTGACGGAAAGTACCTAACTGTCAACAACATTCTGAAAAGACTAACTACCcgtcttttttaatttaaaaaaaacctaacctaaaaaTGTAAAAGAATTTTAATTACCTTCAGTtcagtcacagaataagtaatagtaccatgGTTCAGTGTATTTATTCCAAGACACTGTTAGGTTTCAAGTTGTAAATTAATAgcacattattaaaaaaacatttaaattattattttaatacttgGCTGCCCAAAAACATGGCGCCATTTTGAAATAAACACATAGTGCGCGGCTAAGTTCACAC
This genomic interval from Ostrinia nubilalis chromosome 3, ilOstNubi1.1, whole genome shotgun sequence contains the following:
- the LOC135088089 gene encoding sodium/potassium-transporting ATPase subunit beta-2-like; protein product: MIPSEECTAQDNFGYPDTPCMFVKLNKIIGWKPDCYNDAVNLPADMPEDLKDYIKTLDSSKLNQIWVSCWEEKSNTTSIEYPWGRGLSADHYPYTNEDGYRSPVVAIKLTAPVNTAVVVRCRVWAKNVVYNKSLKEPSGYTRIQLYIEDGETTEAPTADN